One Penaeus vannamei isolate JL-2024 chromosome 27, ASM4276789v1, whole genome shotgun sequence genomic window carries:
- the LOC113806122 gene encoding uncharacterized protein — translation METHVLHAQTAWAELKNVKLETGWDDEKTLRKQGCFTIEVRVFLDCKEKNEPLEVLGAVFDEICENFKRVEIINERLLQIETQKLAPLSDSSCSILVKKVDPPVFDGNVREFPTFMKDYTRLVIARHGRDPFILGRSLQGKAKEVVGGLDEFDQMWDRLKERLKREWTHKAQALSDQERFQSLVKFLTGERQVIEYMEDESRTAGMSTKAAIHYVTNGDGIAITKLAQNQEVCQKQMQDCFANLSQAMVNLANRSQFGSETKGPNVNSKMKSKRCWFHGTDSQEIGRCATFSNLDDTLKLDNMKKMCSCFVCLEPSHISRDCERKILCNVQIGNNKTCGKLHHPSVQSVFKKNLYIVQASSNLMDREGVLLMISKISSGSYNLSTLFDAGSNLTMITHAAAKKLGHKGSEIYLSLTKIGNQKERVESKIYNVPLIDNNGKQWLVEAVGFNDITSEIKDLDMTEIARIFGVNPNQIQRPSGKIDLLIGSDYCVLIPKVVKTVGNLQLMHNNFGYCIGGYLGPLPHNSDQLHAKVNHIACLQSDEYLIKSKKNIGRMMECFFMSGELGIECSPKCGGCRCGKCSLKSHMTLKEERELKLIEDGLNYDELNQYWTIHRSEILDMVKRGVARKMSDEEIILYKGPVFYLPHHEVLRYDSTSTPMRIVFDSSAPYMGFALNDFLAKGPDCLNNILGILLRFRQGLIGLIGNIKKMYISVKIGHFDQYCHRFLWREINTERSPSHYALTTVTFGDKPGGAIAMVALCKTAEMCKNYPEATKLIEKDSYVDDLLASVDSHEAAKTIMNDIDRVLSKEVFR, via the exons ATGGAGACTCATGTATTGCATGCACA AACAGCATGGGCGGAACTCAAGAATGTGAAACTTGAAACTGGCTGGGATGACGAGAAAACCCTCAGGAAACAAGGATGCTTTACCATAGAAGTAAGAGTGTTCCTTGActgtaaagagaaaaatgaaccTTTGGAAGTGTTAGGTGCAGTTTTTGACGAAATTTGTGAAAATTTCAAAAGAGTAGAAATTATAAATGAACGTCTGCTTCAA ATTGAAACACAGAAACTTGCTCCACTCTCTGATAGTTCATGTAGTATACTTGTTAAGAAAGTAGATCCTCCAGTTTTTGATGGCAATGTCCGAGAGTTCCCAACTTTCATGAAAGATTACACACGCTTGGTGATAGCCCGTCATGGGAGAGATCCATTTATACTGGGAAGATCTTTACAAGGAAAGGCTAAAGAAGTTGTAGGGGGTTTAGATGAATTTGATCAGATGTGGGATAGGCTGAAAGAACG TTTAAAAAGGGAATGGACTCATAAAGCTCAAGCCTTAAGTGACCAAGAGAGGTTTCAGAGTCTTGTAAAATTTTTGACTGGAGAACGTCAGGTTATAGAGTACATGGAAGATGAATCTAGGACGGCAGGGATGAGCACTAAGGCAGCCATTCATTATGTCACTAATGGTGATGGCATAGCAATCACCAAATTGGCTCAGAATCAGGAAGTCTGTCAGAAGCAAATGCAAGACTGTTTTGCCAATCTTTCACAGGCAATGGTAAATCTAGCAAATAGAAGTCAGTTTGGTAGTGAAACAAAGGGTCCGAATGTAAACAGCAAGATGAAGAGCAAAAGGTGTTGGTTTCATGGAACTGATTCTCAAGAAATTGGTAGATGTGCAACTTTTAGTAACTTAGACGATACTCTGAAACTagacaatatgaaaaaaatgtgcagttgttttgtttgtctggaaCCCTCCCATATCAGCAGAGACTGTGAAAGGAAAATTCTTTGTAATGTTCAAATAGGAAATAATAAGACATGTGGAAAACTGCACCACCCTTCCGTGCAATCTGTGTTCAAGAAGAACTTATATATTGTTCAAGCTTCGAGTAACCTTATGGATAGAGAAGGTGTTTTGTTAATGATAAGTAAAATTAGTAGTGGCTCATATAACTTGTCTACACTTTTTGATGCTGGTAGCAATTTAACTATGATCACCCATGCAGCTGCCAAGAAATTGGGCCATAAGGGTTCGGAAATATACCTAAGTCTTACCAAAATAGGGAAtcaaaaagagagagtagagagcaaaatatataatgttcctttgattgataataatggtaaacaaTGGTTGGTGGAGGCTGTTGGCTTTAATGATATCACTTCAGAAATTAAGGATTTGGATATGACGGAAATTGCTCGTATTTTTGGGGTTAATCCTAATCAGATTCAGAGACCTAGTGGCAAAATTGATTTGCTTATTGGATCAGATTACTGCGTGCTCATACCAAAAGTGGTAAAAACAGTTGGAAATTTACAGCTTATGCATAATAATTTTGGTTACTGTATCGGAGGTTATCTAGGTCCTTTGCCCCATAACAGTGATCAGCTACATGCAAAGGTAAATCACATTGCTTGTTTACAGTCTGATGAATACTTGATCAAATCCAAGAAAAATATTGGTAGAATGATGGAATGCTTTTTCATGAGTGGAGAACTAGGTATAGAATGCTCTCCGAAGTGTGGAGGGTGTCGTTGTGGCAAGTGTTCTCTGAAAAGCCATATGACgctgaaggaagaaagggaactgAAACTAATTGAGGATGGATTGAATTATGATGAGCTTAACCAATATTGGACTATCCATAGATCAGAAATCCTA GACATGGTTAAAAGAGGGGTAGCTCGTAAGATGTCAGACGAAGAGATAATCTTGTATAAAGGGCCAGTGTTTTACCTTCCTCATCATGAAGTTCTTAGATATGATTCAACGTCAACACCCATGAGAATTGTATTTGATTCTTCAGCGCCTTATATGGGATTTGCATTAAATGATTTTCTAGCTAAGGGACCCGATTGCCTTAATAATATTTTAGGCATACTTCTCAGATTCCGTCAAGGGCTTATTGGGCTTATAGGAAACATTAAGAAAATGTACATTTCAGTTAAGATAGGCCATTTCGATCAGTATTGTCATAGATTCTTGTGGAGAGAAATTAATACGGAAAGAAGTCCAAGTCATTATGCTTTAACGACAGTTACTTTTGGTGATAAACCTGGAGGAGCGATTGCAATGGTTGCTTTATGTAAGACAGCAGAAATGTGTAAGAATTACCCAGAAGCTACCAAACTGATTGAAAAAGACTCTTATGTAGATGACTTATTGGCTAGTGTGGATAGCCATGAGGCAGCCAAGACCATAATGAATGACATTGATCGTGTATTAAGCAAAGAGGTTTTCAGATAA
- the LOC138866818 gene encoding uncharacterized protein, whose protein sequence is MTISRIELCSAVLACHLRAFIVQEMDFNFDSVTHLIDSEIVRSQIQKESFRFNTFVANRVSEIQEKTDPSEWYWIPSELNIADLLTRGCRSELLNQSSLWQSGPEFLALPRTDWPIKQKYLIDLPDVLYLKGGRISLATANNDLVVDIKRYSNYDKFISVAARVLKVFLGRSLLYIGKEPDVGDLHRAEIYWVRKVQERIDKNWKIRYQKLGPKLNSKGIITVGAKCMGQLPNERLNPAPPFYFTSLDLFGPYLVKDAVK, encoded by the exons ATGACGATCTCCAGGATTGAATTATGCAGTGCTGTGCTTGCGTGTCATCTCAGAGCTTTCATTGTACAGGAAATGGACTTCAACTTTGATTCTGTCACTCACCTCATTGACTCAGAAATAGTAAGATCTCAGATTCAAAAGGAATCTTTCAGATTTAACACATTTGTAGCTAATCGTGTTTCTGAAATTCAAGAAAAAACTGATCCAAGTGAGTGGTACTGGATACCTTCAGAATTAAATATAGCTGATTTACTTACACGCGGATGTAGATCAGAGCTTCTAAATCAGAGTTCTTTGTGGCAGTCTGGCCCTGAATTTCTTGCATTACCCAGAACAGATTGGCCAATTAAACAAAAGTATTTAATTGATTTACCTGATGTTCTTTatttaaagggaggaaggatttCCCTTGCAACAGCAAATAATGATTTAGTTGTTGATATAAAGAgatacagtaattatgataaattcaTAAGTGTTGCAGCCAGAGTTCTAAAGGTATTCCTTGGAAGATCCCTATTATATATAGGCAAAGAACCTGATGTTGGAGATCTACACAGGGCTGAAATTTATTGGGTAAGAAAGGTTCAAGAAAGAATTGATAAAAATTGGAAGATAAGGTATCAAAAACTAGGCCCTAAGCTGAATAGTAAAGGGATAATTACAGTGGGTGCAAAA TGTATGGGCCAACTTCCAAATGAGAGACTAAACCCAGCACCTCCATTTTACTTTACTTCCCTTGATTTGTTTGGTCCTTATTTGGTCAAAGATGCAGTGAAGTAG